The sequence below is a genomic window from Neoarius graeffei isolate fNeoGra1 chromosome 4, fNeoGra1.pri, whole genome shotgun sequence.
TGATATATATTAGTAGTAGCATGATCTATTCATTAGTCTGCCAGTACAATAATGTGATAAAATAAGTCTATTTCTATACCGCAAAATGTTCCTAATCTCATCACAGAATTATTACCTGTGTGATATCCTCACTGTTGATGTAGTGCAATGTGATTACAACTGTCTCATCTCCATCTGCTCTGCTGTTATCTTCTGGATCCCATAGGACTGTATCTGCATCATCTGCTACCGGTTCCTCATCAAAATTAACTTGACGGATGTGCTCAGGCTCTGTTTGTAGGGAGACATTAGGAGCTGCTCCAGTGAGGTCAACAATATCAGTGGAGTCATTGAAATCATTAGAAGGTTGGAGATTATTCCAGTGCACTTCCAAATCATGATTATTTGCATTGGTGTCCTGCCACTGTCCAGTGTGAATGGTTTCAATGTCTTTTGGGGTTGAACGAAAGGGTTGTGATGTTCTTGGGCCTTGTGCTGTCACAGTCTCAGACATTGCTTTTCGTTTGGGTCTTTGTTGCAACTGGAAATGGAGATTctgcaataaataaaagacacatTTTCACAGTTATTGTCAGCAGtaattaaaaatcatggaatagAGAAACATTTAAGATCAAATGgtgtgcaaaaaatgcatatggcTCAAAGAAGCTAAAACCTATTAAAACTATTAAACCCTATTTCTTACTGGTAAGAAAATAAGTGTTTCCCATTGTTGGCATCTCATTCTGTGTTTTATGAAATACATAAGCATTATCTTTGAATGAAGGTACTACCCGAAGTTTAATCTTCAAGCAAAATCTCTTTCAATTTGTCATAACTTGCTGTTGTTACATTATAACAAATGTTATTCCTACTGCCACAGACCTGTTGGCTTATGTCACTGTCAGATGAGTGTCCATGATCCAGTGGATCTGTAATGGAGTCATGTACATCAAGGTGAGATCCATCCTTGGTCAACTGTGAACCTGCTCCCTCAGGGATGCTGACAGATGAAGCTTCACAGTAATCCTCTTCAGTTGAAGACTGATCTGGTGAAGGTCCTTCCTCTTTAGTGCAAATGTAAAATCTAAGCAGCTTCAGTTTTGTTTGTTCGTACAGTCTGCCAACTGTGTCATCTAAAGGAATCTGCTTTCTTTTAACATCACAGACCTCAAAGGTAAAGTCATCAGTATGCCCTTTGGTTGAGGGCCCATTTGGGAAAAACAGCTCCTTTCCTAGCTCCAAAATCTGAGCAACAGTTGATGTTTTTTCTACAGATACATGTCTTGTTCCTCCACCATTGTTGGTTCTCACTTGATGATATTCATTTTTATCAAAGTGAAGCCATCCAATTTCAATCTTCCTAGAAGACTTTTCTGCTGAGAGGTTTCTCTGTCTTGACATACCCTCTCCTGGGTTTTGCAAACCTTTTCTCCTTGAGCTCATTTTCCGAGTTTCTATTTTATCTCTTATTCTTTGTATAAGAGTCTCTTTATcagggctggacattgtttgcttGCAGAAGGAAAGGACAGATACTCGGTCACCATATGAACTGATGTATTTGGCCATTTGCTCATCAGTCATAATAGAAATGACTGCTTTGTCCACCTGCAAACAGAAAATATTAGGTTAAATACTTGAAATGCTTACTTGAACATAAATTAGAAGTGTAAAGGCAATGGGAAAGGGCAGAGAACTGGTTTACTTTACacaaaattatattaatttcttctgTAGAACAGATATAAAATTAGTCTATAACAGATATAATATTTGTCTTTTAAATTAAATAGGTTCAGCTCAATAGTAAATGAACAGTGACAGCGGAACTGTTCTATTCATATGAATACTTCAGTAAAAAACAATTCAGTGATCTGTTGACTGATTTAACTGCCTCCCTGATattttgtaggttttttttttttacatttgtttaGGACTCACCAAAGTTATGGTGTTAATAAACCAGTAACAAACCTCAGTCACATAATAAATCAGAGATTTATTATGTGTTTTATAATCAGTGTTAATAAACCAGTAACAAACGGACGTCTAAATGTGTTTTCTGCTCACTGCTTACGTTTTAGTGCGATGTTCAACTCAAGCCTACCTCTTAACGCCATTTGAGCCGTCACACTGTCACACTACGCACAATACTTTCTTAGTATTTGCAGCCACTGCAATCCTCGGCACGGGATATTTGAGCCTTTCAAAAGTATGGTTTCGTGCTTCGTATTCAACGACTGTAGCCTCTGTGTAGCTTCTCGTGTGTTTCCTGCCCTAGCATTATGTCACAGATATGTCCACTTTTGTGGCGTGAGAAGAACAACTTAATATACGGCAAAATGATAAGATAATATACTGTATTAGCTAATGGCATAATTCATGTGGAGCACTAACATTACAGCAAACTATTATTGCTAACTCCGTTTTCCTCCAAGTTAGTTTCTAGCGTTATTTGTGACTGAATTAATTCTTTGCCCACCTTGTCTCTTGTCATGCGGATGATGTCTGCTTGAGGGATCCCTCTTGACCGCAGAAACTGCTCCAAATCCTCCTCCATAACTCGTTGGTCTTCCTGACATCCTGTTGATTCCCAAATGACCGGGCTACCACCACCAGTCCATAAGCCGTTAAGATTTTGCGAGATCTCGCAAAAAGTTTTCCGAGATCTCGCAAAAGCACatagttttggggtttttttacttatttttttttaattccatgtCCCTTTAGTGTCCTCGTTCGTTAAGGAGTTGCTTCAGATGTCTCTCACTAATATGAAAGCCGTGTTTATTGGCAAGTACTGATTTTATGTCTTTATATTTGAGGCCAATCTCAAAATAAAACTCCATGCAGGTCTCCCACGGGTGAACGCTCTCCATTATTGTTTACAATCTGACCAGCCAGCGGAAATAAATCAGGCTGACCCGGAAGTACGTCAGCTTAACTTTTGCGAGATCTCGCAAAAAGTTTTGCGAGATCTCGCAAAAGTACATAGGCTTTTTtttactgtgatttttttttattccatgtccctttaggggctccatacaatacctgtatacagcgctgaaataaacgttttgcaatgaataagaagtgttttgagttaacagcatatttttaacactagaaggcccaaagtgcagactttagtctgcaatgaaatccccccccaaatttgtgaataagtctaacgtaccattacctgcctcccattgttgtgtaaagaagcctaattattgtgttacctgagaaatagcctctttgtttctaaccctaaccagacttttggcccttttccactaccctttttcagctcacttcagctcgcttcagctcacttcagcccgacacggctcgcgtttcgactaccaaaaaccagcacgactcagctcgcttcggcCCTGCTtaacccctaaaactcgcacggttttggagtggggctgaagcgagccaaagcgagccgagtgaggctgggggcgtgagcagacactcccctgcgcgctgattggtgaggaggagtgtcctcacatgcccacacacgccccgcgagcacgctgggatctgtaaacaccgtaaacccggaagaaggagaattatgaattacgagaatttctgaagccttatgcgcctcgcctcatctatacgctcttgccagtatctgttggcgttgtcggtgacaacaagccacagcaccaagaccagcaacactaacgactccatgtcctccatgtttattgtttactctccgggttgtgagactaccgcttcaaagctcactgatgtcactgtttgcgctgcttaacgacatcacctgacgtccacccactttcgctaactccacccaatgtgtccacccacttccagccagcacggttcagcgcggttgtagtcgaaatgcaactccaacagccccgctcagctcgactcagcacggcacggctcagcccgactcagccgcgttggtagtggaaaagcggcatttgtcacaaccaaggcaaccaaggatcagttctaaccctaaccccaaatcctggctctaaccccaacctgagctcacccctaacccaacccctagcccaaaacctagcctcaaataataatggaataataatccaaatataacatgggggtgctgaccaggcacttgtggagcattgaggatggagcttgggaaggacagtgcaccctgcaataataacagaagcactaaactttgtgtacgctgccacaaatacacctgtggcaaatgtaccataggaaagactcaccatgggaatgtggaaactactagatgggacaactctatgctacatttctgtgctttgtatagcctccatgtgtagtgagtctgcttttcttagtgtgaaataaatgtttattttcttcctgaagttataccgtctgtagtttttccaagctgaaattgtgttttttggggcactcagtcctctgtcctctgacattgtaagcttggcagagtaaattgtcactgaaattagggtgtaacctaaaaccaaattaccattcatgaatagcaacctcagtgggggtggagtggctgttcacaatacaatggagacagttagcaccttgagaggaatacacaatttttgcagagaggagggggcatgcagcagaagtgggccttttcacatacggtaacacattatcaacaaagaaagaaaaaacacaatgccaaggatcaggaaaagaaccacagcgctgtgattagttgggctatcaatgactgacagagccccggcacgtaactaaggctacgtttacattacgtcgaatcagcggatcatcagattaatgttcttaaaatgattcgcgtttacactaaaaccgttagccgtgcacacagcaacaccaatacgcggatacgctcggctccgcaggcatcctgcgctccaaatcactccgccctgaacagcgagtgccctctggagggtgcgcactccggccctgcgcagctcacacagcgcgcgagtgaagtgaacaagccacgattcaggactgagccgctgtgtgtgagatcccagcgcagatcacttactacttgcaagtggaaggatggcaagcctaaagacaatcataactacacaatgggcagtatttgcatcagtatttgcagtattttcatacttttatactctttaatgaaaggtgatacaaggcggaagtctgcgccgtttttcagcagtcgcgtcacatgaccaacgccagcgaatcaggaaggtggatgtcacagtgacgttgtccaatgagacgccagctagagctcagcacagcgtattcgcgtattctcaatgtttacacagcaccggagctgatacgatctagattgaatacgtggacgctggcggattcccgtttccccgctttttcaggggggttaatgtaaacggacagtgcatccgcgaagaaaacgagacagatacggtctagtgtaaacgtagcctaagcattataaagttaaaaaatattatttttattgaaaaaacaagaatgtaatgatttccaaaatttctaaaatgattttacctaacgcaattttctgctttaatccacatttgctggtgttgagcgttttggggtttttttttgcttctcaaaatcatctcatcacacatcactcgctgctgtgtgcgagcttccctgccccctatttgttgaaaatcttctgtagatgtcggggttttatattgatttattattattataattgttaataattaaacgtgataaatctggttattaggaacaaaggagggcatagtgggaaatgatacggtaactgtctcttgtcggttcaaatatgatactgttttgtgattacactgtaccggttaataaaaatagacaaatggcatgaacctctctactgtctaaagaaagggcctggccgagtcattgcgtattactgaaaaaaagaaagaacgaatgatacacgggtccgtgtatcatccaatcattcaagtattccattcaatctggaaaacgaaaaacaaaaaaaacactcaatatttcgttttcctgtttttctgtatgaccaaaaaatgagggattggtgtttgttttcctttttccaactcaaaacagaacaaataataaacagggaaaccaaaacgaaataataactctaatttacgattattgattttctctattccccacgctacattagccttcccatgatcctcagcgacagtccatcatcatctctgcgtctatgaaacagaaaacttgcatgtgcatgtatatatcaagtaatttattcatacatcctattcatttaatatattaagctgttaatgctaagctgatgatctcttaattattattatctcaatataatagtaatctgtactcgagttgaggggggatgggggggggatgccatcccccctggaataaaaaatggtcaaaatcatcccccctctaaaacgggcatccccccctcccttcccttgagcaattttatcaataaatgtggacattacttctatttaacattggaattagaaatgccattccacgtagctttgctgaaactgagcatacagtaaaggcccggtcacacagcgctttacggctttatcacggccaaaacccgtccaaaagtgctctcccgtgaagcagacgatgttgttcgtgttgatgtcgaagttaagacgtgttacagtcgatatacagacgtgacaggacgcaggggaaaatcggaacggcgtcggacgcggcaaaaagttttggactgctcaaaactttagaccgcggacaaccacggccggcacacgtggtaaagacgtgcaacacaggtgaaaaacacgtgataatcagtgtcccggccgttattaaaacttggggagacgtggtaagacgcgaaagtttggcggtctatcacgggcagagcacggtcatcggacgggtgttacgcgttggtatcacgggatatagcgtgtgtttagcggcttatcactgagaaatggatttttccgcgtacatagcactgtctaagcccgttaaacgacgtctcaaacaagttctaaattcgattgatcactgtctaatcacttctgcatcacttctgatttgcggcatgtataaataccgtaattttctgagacctcggcacttgcagtctagatgtcaaggggtgaacatgaaccctcaacgctgtgatgtcctcatcttaatgctccaacaccaacagaaccaactgatacaggctcaacatatccttgctgagagaagaagaagaaggaggaggaggaggagggtggtacggaacatctgggtgcgtgaCTGGATTGCGAGGAGACCTCAGCTTGGGCTTTACGACCGTCTCATGGTCGAGCTGCGTAACGAAGATCCAAGAGCCTTTCAGAACTTTATGAGGATGCCTCCTGCGATGTACGATGAAATTGTGCAGAGACTGACACCAGCCCTTACCAAGGAGACCACCAACTGGAGAGCACCCCTTGAACCAGGCCTGAAGATTGCTATCACCCTGAGGCACCTTGCTTCTGGCTCCAAGTACCGTGAGATGGAATATGCCTGGAGGGTCCCCCACAACACCATAAGTCTATTGGTGCGTGAAGTCTGTGAGGTCATCATCCACGAGTATGCTCATGAGATGCTCTCCCTGCCAGACTCTGAAGCCCAGTGGCGCCAGGTAGCTGATGATTGGTACCACAGATGGAATTTTCCACATGTCATTGGGGCTATAGATGGGAAACATATTGCGTGTAAAGCTCCTGCCAATACTGGGTCTGACTACTTCAActataaaggcttcttcagtgTTATCCTCCTAGCAGTCGTGTCTTCTGACTACAAATTCCTGTGGATAGACGTAAGCGGCAAGGGGTCCTCCTCTGATGCCCACATCTACAATGAAAGTGAGTTCAAGGAGGGTCTGCAGAACAATGACATCGCCGGCTTCCCTCAGCCGGATCCTTTGCCAGGGGACACACAAGATGTACCCTACTTCCTGGTAGGTGATGATGCCTTTGGACTCCGGACCTACATGATGAAGCCCTACGCTAACAGGGACATGACCAAGGAGCAGAGGAAATTTAACTATCGACTGTCGCGGGCCAGACGGGTAGTTGAAAATTCGTTCGGGATCCTTGCCAACCGATTTCAAATTCTCCTGACTACCATGATGCATGAAGCTGACACTGTCAGGCTGCTGGTCAAGGCGTGCGTACTCCTTCACAACCTGATGAGAACACGTTACCCGGTGATGCAGAACAGGCTGGTGGACTGGGAACGTCCAGATGGAGCCCTGGTGCTTGGTGCTTGGCGTGAAGGTAGGAACCTTGAAGACACGAGGCCTGATAGAGTAACAGGACCCAATAGAGATGCCAGGGTAGCCAAGGCCCAGAGGAACCTCATCATGCAGTGGTGCAACTCCCCCGCTGGAAGGGTGCCGTGGCAGGATGATATGCTCCTCCCCCATTAGCTATGTTTACTGATCATGTTAGTTAGGGAAGCTGGAGCGCTGATATGTAAATATTGATGTGATAATGATGTTTGATATATGTACTGGTGACATTACATATTGTATTAATGTAATAAATTgaaatgtaaaatgtgtttggCAGTTTTGACTTTACTAGATTAAAACTAAAAACTATAGACTATAGAAGTAATTTATTGTGAATTAGAATAAATAAACTTGTCATATattaaattaaaatgaaaaattaaAGATAGCAAACAAAAATTTAAAGTACGTACGAAATGAAAGGAAAATATAAATTGGATTAAGACAATTATCTTCTATTAAATGTTAGAAGATAACTGTCTTAATccaatttttgttttaatttcatatgtactttgtcatttatttttgtgtttgctattgcttttttctttttttcattattttttaagttcgcattttatttactttaattatgttttttgatggatgttcatttatttttggtttatatTTATTAACCAGAGAAAACACCAACACATTTCATAATTTATACCAATGTCATTGGCAtatattcagcaaataacataagTCACAAGTTTACAGCAAGGCATACATAGCCAATCTTCTCAACCTAATAACAAACAAGAGCATACACTAAACAAAACTAACAATGGAGTCCTGACTCTACTGTTCCTGAGTCGGCTGTCCTGTAGGCTGTTCCTGAGGCCCGGTCTGTAGTCCAGGAGAGGTGGCTGACACATTGGGAGTGTTCATGGATGTCTGAGAGTCAAGTCTGGATCTGCCTGCAGGTGTGAGCATGGTGCTGTCGAAGCTGAGGTTAGCGTTCCATTCATTACTCTGGATCGTGTTCTGGGCCAACTGGATGCTCCATGACTCAGCTGACTCTCTGGGCTGGGCACGGCTTGGTGGAGTCTGctcctgctgttgctgctgctgctgggggTAGGTGGGCTGCTGAGCACATAACTGCATAGGTGTAGGAGAGGGTGTAGTAGCAGTCTGCCGCATGGGGGGGAACGAGGTCTGCTGCATGAAGCTGCTGCCATACTGCCAGTTCTGCTGGTACTGGGGGTTGTGCTGCTGGAAGTACTGCTTGCCGCTGTAGGGCTGGCTGTAGGGCTGGCTGTAGGGCTGGCTGAACTGCTGACTGAAGGGCTGGGGGGAAGGCTGGGAAGCTGTCCAGGCTGGGGGTGCTGACACGGACTGAGCTGGTCTGGCCCATGACGTGGATGGCTGTTCACTGTCACCAGGCTGGCGGCGCCGGCCCTGGCGCACTATATCAAAGATCAGCTCCTTCATCTCGTCGTACTGCTCCTGGGGAGCTGTACGCAGGGTGTCAGCAACAAACCGTACGAAGGGCTCACGGTCAGAATTGGGCCTCTCCTCCACAAGCTTCTCCAGGAGGGCTTGGTTGGCCTGCATGGTGGCACGGAGTTCTCGCATCCAGGTGTCTTCCTCCTCCTGGCACTCTTCCTCCCTTCTCCTCTTGTCACGCTTGCGGCTGCGACTGGACGTGGACGTGGGCTGAGATGTAGAGGCCTGGTCAACAGCTGCAGACTCCATGTCCTCGAGGACGTGAGCCTGGCTGTCGCCGTCAGAGTCCACTGAAGGGGGAGGGCATGAGACCGTGGACATGGCAGTGGCAGAGGCAGAGGGGACCCAGGCCAGAGTGACGAGGGGATCTCCAGTGTCACTGGGGATGGAAACTGAAaggtttaaaacatttatttagtTACACGGCATTGACATTTTGCTTTTAAAAGCATTTCATACATTTAAATGTGAAATGAAATTGACAAATGcaatgaaattcaaaacacattTGAAATCAATGTAATTAAATGTACTGACCTTTGTAGAAGCCACAGTGCTGCAGGACCCAGGTCTCCCTCTCTGTGAGCATCTTGGTCGCCTGACCACTGGTCTTCTTTGAGAGCTTCACATACCAGTCCTTTATTCCTTTCCACCACTGCTCTAGGTGCTCCACATCGATCCCCAGTTCTTGGGCCTTCATCTCCCAGGCAGCCTTCTTCTGCTTGTAGCCCTTCTTGCTGCGCATCCAGAGGTAGGGGTTGCCCTTCAGCCACTCGAGAACGTCCTCCTCTACAGCAGCATCAAGGCTCCAGTCCTTCTTGGGGGCAGTCTTCCCCTTGCCCTTGCTCTGTCCACGTCCACGGCCCTTGCCTACGAGCACTGGTTCTTCCTCCTCGTCCTGACCAGCTTGGGGGGGAGGAGTAGGAGGCCTCACTTCTTCCACAGGAAGTGTTTCTCCCTCCTCAAGGGCTGGGTGGCTCACTTCTCCAAGCTCCATGGGTGCCTCAGGGGCAGCAGCAGGGGTGGTAGCAGTGGTGGTGGCAGGAGGGGTGGCAGCAGAGGTAGTGGTAGCAGTGGTGGTGACAGGAGGGGCGGCAGCAGAGGTAGTGGTAGCAGTGGTGGTGGCAGGAGGGGCGGCAGCAGAGGTAGTGGTAGCAGTGGTGGTGGCAGGAGGGGCGGCAGCAGAGGTAGTGGTAGCAGTGGTGGTGGCAGGAGGGGTGGCAGCAGAGGTAGTGGTAGCAGTGGTGGTGGCAGGAGGGGCGGCAGGAGGGGTAGCACCTGTACATGAAAAATAAATCTATTTATTGACATGCTTCTAATTTTCATTTATACATTGAAATTCATATTTTCAATCTGCAAATATTCACCCTTCGTCGGCCTCTTCTTGGCAGGGGGACCCTTCTTCTTGGCCATGATAAAACAGAAATCACCGAACAAACTTGCGTGACGGTTGTGGACTGTAGAGATCTGGATCGGCAACTGTGAAGACCAGCCGTGCgcgaccgcttttatatgcgcagcaagccgctcttccaacgacgctgagccgcggttacccgtgatttggcagtgctatggcagtggaGTGCCCGTTTTACGTCCGCGCTCAACACGCGATCGGCAGTGCTACAGACGCGATGAGGCCACGGTTATCCGTGGTAACTTGTCGCTTTTTTCCCTGCGTTCGAACACGTGCGAACCTATTTTTAGCCTTACACCtggctggacttggttagctgtgcttaggcagtgctgcagcagtgaaacagccgccgacggccataccccgtacaaagcacggcaaagccaaaattgaccaaaaattaccacttacgaccacgtccgtcagatttttgtatctttttgaacgtgatatagacgcggagtgctgtgtgaccgggccttaagctaccgcgagagagggcacgcgcaagcgaagcgtttgaggaggtgacattcagttggagttccgttattttttatttcattcggggtcagtgacagcagcggattgcagcatcatggccaagcggagtggacagcaagacctaagcaagttcagatttaagatcgcaaggaaaaaaaaaacatttcaggaggtaagtcaagagttacgaatatcagtcccactttctgtgagcccactatcatgctgtaaagttaccgattcagttgcctgctgaggttttaataaattatttaccaaacgatttaaaaggagcctaccatgactatgaagttgcacttcaaattgcactagtcatggtaggctccttttaaatcgtttggtaaataatttattaaaacctcagcaggcaatgtaaatgaacaactgaatcttttcatatcaagtcaatagaatttttattcaaagctgaacattgggaacattgaattaaatacagaggtaggtagggaaccaataagctaaaacaagcaacagtaaattgtaaatcttcagctcttcagctgttggttctcctgcttgctcctgtattgtctcccactccgggtcctccagctcctgtcgcactgtgctgcagttgctgctgactgtcatctggaataaagagcagtggataagataatttaattaaatataattataatgttatttctgatttatttattatctgaatgaggatttgagctttgaaaaatgaccggattctttctgtaacgttgattcccgctgttatctaggtcacgtgacaccttaatgttgacggttaccaaggagctgccttggatactttgatactttgcttcgatacataccagcactttgatacatactggatacaagctagcaaaatgagttaaaagcaggcatctttggaaagtttctttggaaaggggaaaaggcccattgaggagacagaagaagagcctatgacgaagcaaaagaaagctgcattttagcagacactgtcgagtcctacaccaatcctgctctgccttacatgttgttaccggctctctaatgaggcaatgaagccttcaaaactgctagtgtcatttattttagccttcctgcctTGAATAACACTCTtacttgcctgaagaataacaaacgaacgtccaggctgattaaattaatggccttatacaagaaatcaaagctaacatgaacctgagtaagctatcgatagctggatagactccaaactaacattcattatgatagctgtgttgttatccgccgcccacaaattaggctccatatcgggaactttacagcatgatagtgggctcacagaaagtgggactgatattcgtaactcttgacttacctcctgaaatgcttttttcttgcgatcttaaagccgaacctgcttaggtcttgctgtccactccgcttggccatgatgctgcaatccgctgctgtcactgacgccgaatgaaatcaaaaataacggaaccccaactgaatgtcacctcctcaaacgcttcgcttgcgcgcgccctctctcgcgggagcttactgtatgctcagtttcagcaaagctacatggaatggcatttctaattccaatgttaaatagaagtaatgtccacatttattgataaaattgctcaagggaagggagggggatgcccgttttagaggggggatgattttgaccattttttattccggggggatggcatcccccccatcccccctcaact
It includes:
- the LOC132884236 gene encoding uncharacterized protein LOC132884236 is translated as MEEDLEQFLRSRGIPQADIIRMTRDKVDKAVISIMTDEQMAKYISSYGDRVSVLSFCKQTMSSPDKETLIQRIRDKIETRKMSSRRKGLQNPGEGMSRQRNLSAEKSSRKIEIGWLHFDKNEYHQVRTNNGGGTRHVSVEKTSTVAQILELGKELFFPNGPSTKGHTDDFTFEVCDVKRKQIPLDDTVGRLYEQTKLKLLRFYICTKEEGPSPDQSSTEEDYCEASSVSIPEGAGSQLTKDGSHLDVHDSITDPLDHGHSSDSDISQQNLHFQLQQRPKRKAMSETVTAQGPRTSQPFRSTPKDIETIHTGQWQDTNANNHDLEVHWNNLQPSNDFNDSTDIVDLTGAAPNVSLQTEPEHIRQVNFDEEPVADDADTVLWDPEDNSRADGDETVVITLHYINSEDITQSTEMNGLPLPSSNDLPTLALESIDGEAVQTAQHSGPTLLPQDPSSQPSLSTSPDNPGNPENTRRMSIRRIKVVEDLLSVFMDSSIMYLTLKMYFVNENAIDDAGVSREVYTAFWEQFLEQCEGETERVPRLRPDFCEAEWQAVGRIWVKGLLDHGVMPVKLSKAFILACIHGIDSVDVDVLMMSFFNFLPPVERSAVEKALQGTMEESDEEDLLDLFTRMGSHFLPPKNRMQTAIETMAHKAILQEPKYIIDCFSTPMEFCSINCQTKEVYCLCMRQRRPQAKVSQLLETTNMVLSQREQATFNHLQRYIKNADQTKAEKILRFCTGSSVMCVDKIMVCFNAETGLNRRPVAHTCGATLEVPCTYSSYPEFRTEFDNILSSNYFQMDIL
- the LOC132884206 gene encoding uncharacterized protein LOC132884206, yielding MLILDEKADILDRQARRANIIIDGIPEVEKENNLATEEKVLEIFKEKLNLDPKTITVEQAWRTGNVNISSDGTQGRPRPVIIYFSCTGATPPAAPPATTTATTTSAATPPATTTATTTSAAAPPATTTATTTSAAAPPATTTATTTSAAAPPVTTTATTTSAATPPATTTATTPAAAPEAPMELGEVSHPALEEGETLPVEEVRPPTPPPQAGQDEEEEPVLVGKGRGRGQSKGKGKTAPKKDWSLDAAVEEDVLEWLKGNPYLWMRSKKGYKQKKAAWEMKAQELGIDVEHLEQWWKGIKDWYVKLSKKTSGQATKMLTERETWVLQHCGFYKVSIPSDTGDPLVTLAWVPSASATAMSTVSCPPPSVDSDGDSQAHVLEDMESAAVDQASTSQPTSTSSRSRKRDKRRREEECQEEEDTWMRELRATMQANQALLEKLVEERPNSDREPFVRFVADTLRTAPQEQYDEMKELIFDIVRQGRRRQPGDSEQPSTSWARPAQSVSAPPAWTASQPSPQPFSQQFSQPYSQPYSQPYSGKQYFQQHNPQYQQNWQYGSSFMQQTSFPPMRQTATTPSPTPMQLCAQQPTYPQQQQQQQEQTPPSRAQPRESAESWSIQLAQNTIQSNEWNANLSFDSTMLTPAGRSRLDSQTSMNTPNVSATSPGLQTGPQEQPTGQPTQEQ